In Archocentrus centrarchus isolate MPI-CPG fArcCen1 chromosome 16, fArcCen1, whole genome shotgun sequence, a single window of DNA contains:
- the rbm12bb gene encoding RNA binding motif protein 12Bb, protein MAVVIRLQGLRVTAGAEDIRRFFTGLKIPDGGVHIIGGEREEAFIIFASDEDARRAMTRSGGLIKGSPVTLLLSSKTEMQSMLERTTKIVELDQKRRLEDDVRHPRRSMDPEMGRRSGSRSGDTPPPLLQSASNTDDVFLFLKGLPFSVTEKEICDFFSGILVEEVVLVKNRKGSNNGTGFVKFATRQDAVEGLKRDREYIGSRYIEISTTTLNDWYRATGGVQTAVMGDSFQRGRSPIPNQRNPQHRARSRSPVAQRHIAPSDEEYCVVLENLSFAVEKEDIKQLFHNAKLEDDQILHLIDRDGKRKRSALVLFKSLRDYCEALAHEKRQFLNRLVHTRPISRENMIALLKPQGVTVQPSGNSERFQERPSSYSSDPYDSEKICIFVRNLPFDVRKVEIIDFFQGFNITEDNVHVLQDREGAGVGKALVVFGSEAEAMRALSLDGRRFLGSEVILKCISRSQMQQLGVDPPVVQKPLSRGERYLGKSGEASYRSGDASYSNFRIPRDGDVTVTNARDRIRGGFDYEPRAVRSRSPEDRGNGVHDSFRSPVEPFDAPTCVQLVNLPFQIRSEEIYDFCYGYHIIPGSVSLQYDQSGKPKGSATLVFESRREALTAIEELSGRPIGPRKIKLQLV, encoded by the coding sequence ATGGCGGTCGTCATCCGTTTACAGGGACTGAGAGTCACAGCGGGTGCTGAGGATATTCGCAGGTTCTTCACTGGCCTCAAAATTCCGGATGGAGGGGTGCATATAATTGGTGGGGAGCGAGAGGAGGCTTTCATTATCTTTGCTTCAGATGAGGATGCAAGAAGAGCCATGACCCGGTCAGGTGGGCTCATTAAAGGCTCACCTGTTACATTGCTGTTAAGCAGTAAAACAGAGATGCAAAGCATGCTTGAAAGAACTACAAAAATTGTGGAGCTGGATCAGAAGAGGCGACTTGAAGATGATGTAAGACATCCTCGCAGGTCTATGGACCCCGAGATGGGCAGGAGATCAGGCAGCAGGTCAGGTGACACACCTCCACCCCTGCTTCAGAGCGCCTCAAACacagatgatgtgtttttgtttctaaaaGGACTGCCTTTCTCTGTGACTGAAAAGGAAATCTGTGACTTTTTTAGTGGGATACTTGTTGAGGAAGTTGTTTTGGTTAAAAATCGAAAAGGATCGAACAATGGGACAGGTTTTGTCAAATTTGCAACGAGACAGGATGCAGTGGAAGGGTTGAAGAGAGATAGGGAATACATTGGATCAAGGTATATTGAGATCTCCACGACAACTTTAAATGATTGGTATCGGGCTACTGGTGGAGTGCAGACAGCTGTCATGGGTGACAGTTTTCAAAGGGGGAGATCACCCATTCCCAATCAGAGGAATCCACAACACCGTGCAAGGTCACGATCGCCTGTTGCCCAGAGACACATAGCTCCTTCTGATGAGGAGTATTGTGTTGTGTTGGAAAATCTGTCATTTGCAGTGGAAAAAGAAgatataaaacagctttttcatAATGCAAAACTTGAAGATGACCAGATCCTGCACTTGATTGACAGAGATGGGAAACGAAAAAGATCTGCACTGGTTCTGTTCAAGAGTTTGCGTGACTATTGTGAGGCTTTGGCTCATGAAAAAAGACAGTTTCTCAATCGACTAGTGCATACCCGTCCAATCTCAAGAGAGAACATGATTGCCCTTCTGAAACCTCAAGGTGTCACTGTCCAACCTTCTGGAAACTCTGAAAGATTTCAGGAGAGGCCTTCATCTTACTCCAGTGATCCTTATGACTCTGAGAAGATTTGCATATTTGTGCGGAACCTGCCTTTTGATGTGCGAAAAGTTGAGATTATCGACTTCTTCCAGGGGTTTAATATCACAGAGGACAATGTGCATGTGCTACAGGATCGAGAAGGTGCTGGGGTTGGAAAGGCTTTGGTGGTTTTTGGATCTGAGGCAGAGGCTATGAGGGCACTATCTCTGGATGGACGGCGGTTTCTTGGGTCAGAAGTCATACTAAAGTGCATTTCACGTTCTCAGATGCAGCAGTTGGGTGTTGATCCGCCAGTGGTGCAAAAGCCACTGTCGAGAGGGGAGCGGTACTTGGGCAAGAGCGGTGAAGCATCTTATCGCAGTGGTGATGCTTCGTATTCTAACTTCAGGATTCCTCGTGATGGTGATGTAACAGTGACTAATGCACGGGACCGCATCCGTGGAGGCTTTGATTATGAGCCTCGTGCAGTGCGGTCTCGGTCTCCAGAAGATAGGGGTAATGGAGTTCATGACAGTTTCCGCTCCCCAGTGGAGCCTTTTGATGCTCCCACTTGTGTACAGTTAGTTAACTTACCTTTCCAGATCAGAAGCGAAGAAATCTATGATTTTTGTTATGGATATCACATAATACCTGGATCTGTGTCGCTGCAGTATGACCAGAGTGGAAAACCTAAAGGCTCTGCTACTTTGGTATTTGAGTCTCGTCGGGAGGCATTAACAGCAATTGAAGAACTAAGCGGAAGACCAATAGGGCCGAGAAAAATAAAGCTACAACTTGTGTGA
- the gra gene encoding uncharacterized protein C8orf88 homolog: protein MEVSRRRVLQKHLEPARPLRRCIHADSYLPVHPAAHSQLFMNEETNIGVEQLYKIVNLQKEKKDRISYTRDFLIALACCPEAKKKPDFLPEHPIVLTEARDPKHLRLHEMRMTGGKDEMAAEGLHSP, encoded by the exons ATGGAGGTATCAAGGAGAAGAGTCCTTCAGAAACACCTGGAGCCAGCGAGACCCCTGCGTCGCTGCATCCATGCTGACAGTT ACCTACCAGTACATCCTGCTGCACATTCCCAGCTGTTCATGAATGaagag ACAAATATTGGTGTGGAGCAGTTGTACAAGATTGTCAACCtccagaaagagaaaaaag ACAGAATATCTTACACAAGGGATTTCTTAATTGCTCTGGCCTGTTGTCCTGAGGCcaagaagaagccagatttcTTGCCAGAGCACCCGATAGTGTTAACTGAGGCA AGAGATCCAAAGCACCTAAGGCTCCATGAAATGAGGATGACTGGTGGGAAAGATGAAAT GGCAGCTGAAGGGCTTCACTCACCTTGA
- the upp1 gene encoding uridine phosphorylase 1 — MDTKDERSAPWSSPVHMHNPHLDALEEDILYHFSLGTGTHNLQEMFGDVKFVCVGGSPWRMKAFIEYMAAELDMEDPNLEYPNICAGTDRYAMYKVGPVLSVSHGMGIPSIAIMLHELIKLLYHAKCTDVTIIRIGTSGGIGLEPGTVVVTKQSVDATFQPKFEQVILGKTVVRNTDLDQSLAEELLQCSKELKQFNTVIGNTMCTLDFYEGQARLDGAFCSYTEKDKQDYLNKAQEAGVYNIEMESSVFAAMCKLSGVRAAVVCVTLLDRLKGDQLHSPHDVLHSYQQRPQILVGYYIKKQLKAKAQRS, encoded by the exons ATGGACACGAAGGACGAGCGAAGCGCGCCGTGGAGCAG CCCTGTTCATATGCACAACCCACACCTTGATGCACTAGAAGAAGACATCCTCTACCACTTCAGTCTAGGAACTGGAACTCATAACCTACAAGAGATGTTTGGTGATGTCAAA tttgtttgtgtgggtggGAGTCCCTGGAGAATGAAAGCATTCATTGAGTACATGGCTGCTGAGCTTGATATGGAAGACCCCAATTTGGAGTATCCGAATATCTGTGCTGGAACGGACCGTTACGCCATGTACAAAGTTGGCCCTGTCCTCTCTGTCAGT CACGGCATGGGCATCCCGTCTATTGCCATAATGTTGCATGAGCTAATAAAGCTCCTCTATCATGCAAAGTGCACAGATGTTACAATTATAAGGATTGGGACATCAGGTGGAATAG GACTTGAGCCTGGCACTGTTGTTGTCACCAAGCAGTCTGTGGATGCCACCTTTCAGCCCAAGTTTGAGCAGGTGATCCTTGGCAAGACTGTGGTGCGCAATACTGATCTGGACCAAAGCCTggctgaggagctgctgcagtgcagCAAGGAGCTAAAGCAGTTTAATACAGTTATAGGCAACACCATGTGTACACTGGATTTCTATGAAG GGCAAGCCCGTTTGGATGGTGCCTTCTGCTCCTACACTGAGAAAGATAAGCAAGACTACCTCAATAAAGCTCAGGAAGCAGGCGTGTATAATATAGAGATGGAATCATCAGTGTTTGCTGCTATGTGCAAACTGAGTGGTGTACGAG CGGCTGTGGTTTGTGTAACGTTGCTGGATCGGCTGAAGGGAGATCAGCTGCACAGCCCTCACGATGTCCTTCACAGTTACCAGCAGCGTCCTCAGATACTGGTCGGCTACTACATTAAGAAGCAGTTGAAAGCCAAAGCGCAACGTAGCTAA
- the stmn2a gene encoding stathmin-2a codes for MAKTATAYKEKMKELSVLSLICSCFYPEPRNKLVCEFEDMEVKPINKRASGQAFEVILKPLSPVSDVAHNLPSPPKRDISLEDIEKKLEAAEDRRKYQEAQVLRALAEKRVHERDVLLKAMEENSNFSKMAEEKLQMKMEQIKENRDAHLAAMMERLQEKERHGAVVRRNKELRDELTA; via the exons ATGGCCAAAACAGCAACCG CATACAAAGAGAAGATGAAGGAGTTGTCTGTCCTCTCCCTTATCTGCTCCTGCTTCTACCCAGAGCCACGCAACAAGCTTGTGTGCGAGTTTGAAG ACATGGAGGTGAAACCTATAAACAAGCGGGCCTCGGGACAGGCCTTTGAGGTGATTCTCAAGCCTTTGTCTCCAGTGTCAGATGTGGCCCACAACCTTCCCTCACCCCCAAAGAGGGATATCTCCTTGGAGGACATTGAGAAGAAGCTAGAGGCAGCTGAAGATCGGAGGAAG TACCAAGAGGCCCAGGTGCTGAGGGCTTTGGCAGAAAAGCGAGTACACGAGAGGGATGTGTTGCTAAAGGCCATGGAAGAGAACAGTAATTTCAGCAAGATGGCTGAGGAGAAGCTCCagatgaagatggagcagaTCAAGGAGAACCGTGACGCCCATCTGGCAGCCATGATGGAGCGTCTACAAGAGAAG GAGAGACACGGAGCTGTGGTGCGCAGAAACAAAGAGCTGAGGGACGAGCTGACAGCATGA
- the LOC115794534 gene encoding hairy/enhancer-of-split related with YRPW motif protein 1-like has translation MKRSHNYSSSDSDLDDNVEVEKDSGDENGQLDSHGSMSPSTTTQVQARKRRRGIIEKRRRDRINNSLSELRRLVPSAFEKQGSAKLEKAEILQMTVDHLKMLHASGGKGYFEAHALAKDYRSLGFRECLAETARYLSVVEGRDSTDSLRVRLVSHLSNYASQREVHTGLEHLAWGSAFGAAPVHLPHPLLVQHPQGRTPASRTTSSQPPSSSSSSSSSSSSSSAETSGTSRLGVMPPTESLRVPSNGSLPLSLPIPTTKLSPPLVSSLSSLSAFPLSFSAFPLLSPTAVSTVSPSSTLSKPYRPWGMEIGAF, from the exons ATGAAGCGAAGCCACAATTACAGCTCATCGGACAGCGACCTGGACGACAACGTTGAGGTGGAGAAGGACAGTGGGGATGAAAATGG TCAACTTGACTCCCACGGGTCGATGTCACCCTCCACAACCACACAAGTCCAAGCCAGAAAAAGGCGCAGAGGG ATTATTGAGAAACGGAGACGTGACCGGATCAATAACAGTTTGTCAGAGCTGAGAAGGCTGGTGCCAAGTGCTTTTGAGAAACAG GGATCAGCTAAACTGGAGAAAGCAGAAATACTCCAAATGACAGTGGACCATTTGAAGATGCTTCATGCTTCTGGTGGGAAAG GTTACTTTGAGGCTCATGCTCTTGCTAAGGATTACCGCAGCCTGGGCTTCAGGGAGTGCCTGGCAGAGACCGCTCGCTACCTGAGCGTCGTAGAGGGTCGGGACAGTACAGACTCCCTCCGTGTGCGTTTAGTGTCCCACCTCAGCAACTATGCCTCTCAGAGGGAGGTGCACACTGGACTGGAACACTTAGCCTGGGGCTCTGCCTTTGGGGCTGCCCCTGTCCATCTCCCCCACCCTCTCCTTGTACAGCACCCCCAGGGCAGGACACCTGCATCCAGAACCACCAGCAGCCagcccccttcctcctcctcttcttcctcatcatcttcctcctcctcctccgctgaGACATCTGGGACATCCAGACTCGGTGTTATGCCCCCCACAGAGTCCCTCAGGGTTCCTTCCAATGGCTCACTACCTCTCAGTCTTCCCATACCAACAACTAAGCTTTCTCCACCACTGGTCTCATCTTTGTCCTCGCTTTCAGCCTTCCCTCTCTCCTTTAGTGCTTTCCCTCTCCTTTCCCCGACGGCCGTCAGCACCGTGAGTCCCTCCTCCACACTGTCAAAACCTTACAGGCCATGGGGTATGGAGATCGGGGCCTTCTGA